One Chaetodon trifascialis isolate fChaTrf1 chromosome 13, fChaTrf1.hap1, whole genome shotgun sequence DNA segment encodes these proteins:
- the sdhaf4 gene encoding succinate dehydrogenase assembly factor 4, mitochondrial, with protein sequence MSLLRFCASTSRNVVPLSKSPAAGCVFTGCSRAASGAVKDKEPLKKAKTPQGRFDSSEEKHTDVLQKFPDDVNPETKEKGGPRGPEPTRYGDWERKGRCVDF encoded by the exons ATGTCTCTTTTGCGCTTCTGTGCGTCAACCAGCAGAAACGTCGTCCCGCTGTCCAAGAGTCCAGCCGCAGGTTGTGTCTTCACAG GGTGTTCTCGGGCGGCCAGCGGGGCGGTGAAGGACAAGGAGCCGCTGAAGAAAGCCAAAACCCCGCAGGGTCGGTTTGACAGCTCCGAGGAGAAGCACACAGACGTCCTGCAGA AGTTCCCTGATGATGTGAACCCTGAAACCAAGGAGAAGGGGGGTCCTCGGGGTCCAGAGCCCACCCGCTACGGAGACTGGGAGAGAAAGGGCCGTTGTGTCGACTTCTAG